A single genomic interval of Chryseobacterium paludis harbors:
- a CDS encoding patatin-like phospholipase family protein → MRKLLVLILVFQLLLLHSQVKKGLVIPKNPRIGLSLAGGGAKGFSHVGVLKVLDSLGVKVDYIAGTSMGAIVGGLYASGYSGKEIEKIVMDTDFYSLIMDPKSRKESTFFNKSVDKYLLSIPIKNGKINLPSSISTGQKNVYLLKELFKNVSNIDDFSKLPIPFMCVATNLESGNMQIFEKGDLVQSIMASSAFPSLMDPVKVGDSIYIDGAMTVNYPSKPLKDKGIDIVIGVDLNQDLSKREDLTNIIAILNQIIDMNIHKDTKRQYKYTDINIKPNLKGMSATSYDEKKKILDSGYVEGLKYVDILDQLPKRSFDRLRQRINPIYSNVYKIDSLSLIGSKIYGKNYALGKMGLHLPSLETYGSINKKIDRLVATNNYKFINYDIVTENNANYLKLYVTEDDARHFFKFGLHYDEVFKTGLLLNYSAKRLLFRNSNLSLDVIVGDQPRYYLNYFIDNGYIPGFGIYSSGMSIDLKDINNNVFDSWQWLRNEAYIQSIWKDKFAIGGGISHDYFSADNNGTNERVSRFLNPYVFIKSDTQNDKDFPTKGIYISAEGKVIDLMKSELEKRIVQIKADIRINVPLAKQLTYRLNLYGGVTLGEHLPEFYKYRLGGIFEQNVVNFKSFAGFYFAQLSTNNVILISNDLQFRFNKNYFISGNFSFANLSNDITFEDAVKLNYSSLGITAGYKSPFGQIKVNFSHSLKNNQKGIFSVILGHWF, encoded by the coding sequence ATGAGAAAACTCCTGGTTCTTATACTCGTATTCCAATTGCTTTTGCTGCATTCGCAGGTAAAAAAAGGATTGGTAATTCCAAAAAATCCCAGAATTGGGCTTTCGCTAGCCGGAGGTGGAGCTAAAGGATTTTCTCATGTAGGAGTACTGAAAGTATTGGACTCCTTAGGGGTAAAGGTTGATTATATTGCTGGTACAAGTATGGGAGCCATTGTTGGTGGTCTATATGCTTCGGGATATTCAGGAAAAGAAATAGAAAAAATTGTAATGGATACGGATTTCTATTCTTTAATAATGGATCCTAAGTCAAGGAAAGAAAGTACATTTTTTAATAAATCTGTAGACAAATATCTTTTGTCAATTCCTATCAAGAATGGAAAGATTAACCTCCCCTCTTCCATAAGCACGGGTCAGAAAAATGTATATCTTTTAAAGGAACTATTTAAAAACGTTTCCAATATCGATGATTTTTCAAAACTACCCATTCCCTTTATGTGTGTAGCAACTAATCTGGAAAGTGGAAATATGCAGATTTTTGAAAAGGGAGATCTTGTACAGTCTATTATGGCGAGTTCAGCATTTCCGTCACTAATGGATCCCGTAAAGGTTGGTGACAGCATTTACATAGATGGGGCCATGACTGTAAATTATCCTTCAAAGCCATTAAAGGACAAAGGAATCGACATTGTTATCGGTGTCGACCTTAATCAGGATTTATCGAAAAGAGAGGATTTAACTAATATTATTGCCATTCTCAATCAGATTATCGATATGAATATTCATAAAGATACCAAACGGCAATATAAATACACAGATATCAATATTAAACCTAATTTAAAAGGGATGTCTGCTACCAGCTACGATGAAAAGAAAAAAATTCTCGATAGTGGATATGTTGAAGGGTTAAAATACGTTGATATATTAGATCAGTTGCCAAAGCGATCGTTTGACCGCCTTAGACAGCGTATAAATCCAATTTATTCCAACGTATATAAGATTGATAGTCTTTCTTTAATTGGAAGCAAAATATATGGTAAAAACTACGCCTTAGGGAAAATGGGATTACATCTCCCCTCTTTGGAAACCTATGGCAGTATCAATAAAAAAATAGATAGGCTGGTTGCAACCAATAATTACAAGTTTATCAATTACGATATTGTAACAGAGAACAATGCAAACTATCTGAAATTATATGTTACTGAAGATGATGCCAGACATTTTTTTAAATTCGGCCTGCATTATGATGAAGTTTTCAAGACAGGGTTATTACTCAACTATTCTGCTAAGCGTCTTTTATTCAGAAACTCAAATTTATCTTTAGATGTTATTGTGGGAGATCAGCCAAGGTACTATCTGAACTATTTTATTGACAATGGATATATACCAGGATTCGGAATTTATTCTTCTGGGATGAGTATTGATCTAAAGGATATAAATAACAATGTATTTGATAGTTGGCAATGGTTGAGAAATGAAGCCTATATCCAGTCCATTTGGAAGGATAAATTTGCAATTGGGGGTGGAATAAGCCATGACTATTTTAGTGCTGATAATAATGGTACCAATGAAAGAGTAAGTCGTTTTCTGAATCCTTATGTATTTATAAAAAGTGATACTCAAAATGATAAGGATTTTCCGACAAAAGGAATATACATATCAGCTGAAGGTAAAGTTATCGATCTGATGAAATCCGAATTGGAAAAAAGAATAGTTCAGATAAAGGCAGATATAAGAATAAATGTTCCTCTTGCAAAACAATTAACTTATCGACTGAACTTATATGGTGGAGTAACTTTAGGAGAGCATCTGCCTGAATTTTATAAATATAGATTAGGGGGAATTTTTGAACAAAATGTGGTTAACTTTAAAAGCTTTGCTGGTTTTTATTTTGCTCAGCTTAGTACCAATAATGTTATTCTTATTTCAAATGATCTTCAGTTTAGATTCAACAAAAATTATTTCATCAGTGGGAATTTCTCTTTTGCGAACCTTTCAAATGATATTACCTTCGAAGATGCTGTTAAACTTAATTACAGTTCACTTGGAATAACTGCGGGATATAAATCTCCTTTCGGCCAGATTAAGGTTAATTTCAGTCATTCATTAAAAAATAATCAAAAAGGCATATTCAGTGTTATATTAGGACACTGGTTTTAA
- a CDS encoding ring-infected erythrocyte surface antigen domain-containing protein has protein sequence MQNIQDLKEKIFFESKNIIDILEKINNVDELLSKQDLVDELANRISFLKMLEKNIEYFIPNTSSQNTESQTNNSFVNDELDSQESAHEVTEEEAIFNNELNEIDENEASEYEEIEHVNAPTTAEQDEIFNNQLTEIVENGYHENVVNFADEEKIAQNFETEIVEKDTEEDSHDDQIEEEVIFTNQLNEINEFENEPSNYQESSMNSFDEEESIQNSIEEEMKTNEERIFASDVKEFPEVNEKIPSIFDSEVLEDDEMLIEENESQFISSNVAIEQGEMVMETSNVENILSEIKNDAQVEEIHEEQAISDEINKRKIVDIDHGYQESEKEKYPSDESFENLDAYNQEKKIKLANIKGLKSIQSLFDDDPLEREIPREKNEPVVKEDNGSLLKTNIPTNFMEAEKSKPEFRLDLNDRIAFSKMLFDGSQSELNTVISDLNSFRTLEEAKEYLSDLYYSRNWRKVDEYAQRLWVLVENKFL, from the coding sequence ATGCAGAATATCCAAGATTTAAAGGAAAAAATTTTTTTCGAATCCAAGAATATCATTGATATTTTGGAGAAAATAAACAATGTGGATGAATTACTTTCCAAGCAAGATCTTGTGGATGAGCTTGCCAATAGGATTTCTTTTTTGAAGATGCTGGAAAAGAATATAGAGTATTTTATACCCAATACATCGTCACAAAATACCGAAAGTCAAACGAATAACTCTTTTGTGAATGATGAACTTGATAGCCAGGAGTCAGCACATGAAGTGACGGAAGAAGAGGCGATTTTCAATAATGAACTGAATGAAATTGATGAAAATGAGGCTTCAGAATATGAAGAGATTGAGCATGTAAATGCTCCAACTACGGCAGAACAAGATGAAATTTTCAACAATCAATTGACTGAAATTGTTGAGAATGGATATCATGAAAATGTAGTTAATTTTGCAGATGAGGAAAAAATCGCACAAAATTTCGAAACAGAAATTGTAGAAAAAGATACTGAAGAAGACTCACATGATGATCAGATTGAAGAAGAGGTGATCTTTACGAATCAACTCAATGAGATCAATGAGTTTGAGAACGAACCTTCTAATTATCAGGAATCGAGTATGAATTCTTTTGATGAAGAGGAAAGTATTCAGAATAGTATAGAAGAGGAAATGAAAACTAATGAAGAAAGGATTTTTGCGAGTGATGTAAAAGAATTTCCTGAAGTAAATGAAAAGATTCCAAGTATTTTCGATAGTGAGGTTTTAGAAGATGATGAAATGCTGATTGAAGAAAATGAATCACAGTTTATATCTTCAAATGTAGCGATTGAACAAGGTGAGATGGTAATGGAAACTTCTAATGTAGAAAATATCCTTAGCGAAATAAAAAATGATGCCCAGGTTGAAGAGATACATGAAGAACAAGCTATTTCTGATGAAATTAATAAAAGAAAAATTGTTGATATAGATCATGGATATCAGGAATCTGAAAAAGAGAAATATCCTTCTGATGAAAGCTTTGAAAATCTCGATGCTTATAATCAGGAGAAAAAAATAAAATTAGCAAATATTAAAGGATTAAAATCTATTCAGTCACTGTTTGATGATGATCCTTTAGAAAGAGAAATTCCTCGGGAAAAGAATGAGCCGGTTGTAAAAGAAGACAATGGAAGTTTGTTGAAGACCAATATCCCAACAAATTTTATGGAAGCTGAAAAATCTAAACCTGAGTTCAGATTGGATCTGAATGATAGGATAGCTTTTTCAAAAATGCTATTTGATGGAAGTCAGTCCGAGTTGAATACTGTAATTTCAGACCTAAACAGTTTTAGAACGCTAGAGGAAGCTAAAGAATATTTAAGTGACTTATATTACTCCAGAAACTGGAGAAAAGTAGATGAATATGCCCAGAGATTATGGGTATTGGTGGAAAATAAATTTTTATAA
- the mnmG gene encoding tRNA uridine-5-carboxymethylaminomethyl(34) synthesis enzyme MnmG codes for MISEIYDVIVVGAGHAGCEAAAAAANLGSKTLLVTMNMQTIGQMSCNPAMGGIAKGQIVREIDAMGGYSGIIADKSAIQFKMLNLSKGPAMWSPRTQNDRMLFAEEWRLALENTPNLDFFQDMVKQLIVENNKVTGVITSLGISIKSKSVVLTNGTFLNGLIHVGDKQLGGGRMGEPRAFGITEQLVSLGFEAGRMKTGTPPRVDGRSLDYSKMEEQKGDEKPQKFSYLDTPKLTKQLSCHIVYTNETVHNILREGFDRSPMFNGTIQSLGPRYCPSIEDKINRFAERTRHQLFVEPEGWRTVEIYVNGFSSSLPEDVQVKAMKHIPGFENVKVFRPGYAIEYDYFPPTQLKHTLETKLIDNLYFAGQINGTTGYEEAAGQGLMAGINAHNKVHDKGEFILNRDEAYIGVLIDDLITKGTEEPYRMFTSRAEYRLLLRQDNADIRLTEKAYHLGLAKEERLRKVENKITKSEELEGFLRETSLKPGIINPILEREESNPVDQAYRASQFLTRPNITLEKLENIEVIKEFTSQFEDEVREQAEINIKYKGYIEKEKENVAKLNRLENIKIPEDFDYLRLSSLSSEAKQKMNNVRPKTIAQAGRISGVSPADINVLLVYLGR; via the coding sequence ATGATTTCAGAAATATATGATGTAATAGTAGTTGGTGCCGGCCATGCTGGTTGTGAAGCCGCTGCTGCTGCTGCCAATTTAGGATCAAAAACTTTGCTTGTCACAATGAACATGCAAACCATTGGTCAAATGAGCTGTAACCCCGCAATGGGAGGTATCGCAAAAGGACAGATTGTTCGCGAAATAGATGCAATGGGAGGTTATTCAGGAATTATAGCTGATAAATCTGCCATTCAGTTTAAAATGCTAAACCTTTCAAAAGGACCAGCGATGTGGTCCCCTAGAACCCAAAATGATAGAATGCTTTTTGCAGAAGAATGGCGTTTAGCATTAGAAAACACACCTAATCTTGATTTCTTTCAGGATATGGTAAAACAGCTTATTGTTGAAAATAATAAAGTAACCGGAGTTATAACCTCTCTGGGAATCTCTATAAAATCAAAATCTGTAGTGCTTACAAATGGTACCTTCCTTAATGGATTAATCCATGTTGGAGATAAACAATTAGGTGGTGGAAGAATGGGTGAACCAAGAGCATTTGGTATCACCGAACAATTGGTATCCTTAGGTTTTGAAGCTGGAAGAATGAAGACCGGAACTCCTCCCAGAGTAGATGGAAGAAGTCTTGATTATTCTAAAATGGAAGAACAAAAAGGAGATGAAAAACCACAAAAATTCAGCTATTTAGACACACCCAAGTTAACCAAACAATTAAGCTGTCATATCGTATATACGAACGAAACTGTACACAATATACTTAGAGAAGGCTTTGACAGAAGCCCAATGTTCAATGGTACCATTCAAAGTTTAGGTCCAAGATACTGCCCTAGTATTGAAGACAAGATCAACCGTTTTGCAGAAAGAACAAGACATCAGTTATTTGTAGAGCCAGAAGGTTGGAGAACAGTAGAAATATATGTGAATGGGTTCAGCTCCTCATTACCAGAAGATGTACAGGTAAAAGCAATGAAGCATATTCCCGGATTCGAAAATGTAAAAGTATTCCGTCCTGGCTATGCTATTGAATATGACTACTTCCCCCCTACTCAATTAAAGCATACTCTAGAAACAAAATTGATAGACAATCTTTATTTTGCCGGCCAAATTAACGGTACTACAGGATACGAAGAAGCTGCAGGACAAGGTTTGATGGCAGGGATCAATGCTCACAATAAAGTACATGATAAAGGAGAGTTTATATTAAACAGAGATGAAGCATATATAGGAGTTCTGATTGATGATCTTATCACAAAAGGAACTGAAGAACCTTATAGAATGTTTACTTCCCGTGCAGAATACAGACTCCTGCTAAGACAAGATAATGCTGATATCAGATTAACTGAAAAAGCATATCATCTAGGCCTTGCAAAAGAAGAAAGGTTAAGAAAAGTTGAAAACAAAATTACTAAAAGTGAGGAACTTGAAGGCTTTTTACGAGAAACTTCTTTAAAACCAGGCATCATTAATCCAATTCTTGAAAGAGAAGAAAGCAATCCGGTAGATCAGGCTTACAGAGCATCCCAGTTTCTTACAAGACCTAATATCACACTTGAAAAGCTGGAAAATATTGAAGTTATCAAAGAATTTACTTCTCAGTTTGAGGATGAAGTAAGAGAACAAGCTGAGATTAATATTAAATATAAAGGGTATATCGAAAAGGAAAAAGAGAATGTGGCAAAGCTAAATCGCTTAGAAAACATTAAGATTCCAGAAGACTTCGATTACTTAAGACTTTCCAGTCTTTCATCTGAAGCTAAACAAAAAATGAATAATGTAAGACCAAAAACAATTGCACAGGCTGGAAGAATAAGTGGTGTTTCTCCTGCTGACATTAATGTTTTACTGGTCTATTTAGGACGATAA
- the ybeY gene encoding rRNA maturation RNase YbeY → MIQFFYENLPDSVNTDYTKWLEDIILSEEKKLGEINYIFCDDEYLLKINQDYLQHDYYTDIITFDYVKGKTISAEIFVSLQRISDNASTLSRNYEEELRRVLAHGILHLCGYKDKTEDEEEEMRRKEDFYLATYKD, encoded by the coding sequence ATGATACAATTCTTTTACGAAAACTTACCAGATTCTGTAAATACAGACTATACTAAATGGCTGGAAGATATCATTCTTTCAGAAGAAAAAAAATTAGGCGAAATCAATTACATCTTTTGTGATGATGAATATTTGCTTAAGATAAATCAAGATTATCTGCAGCATGATTACTATACGGATATCATCACTTTCGATTATGTTAAAGGCAAAACAATAAGCGCGGAGATTTTTGTATCTTTGCAGCGCATTTCAGACAACGCTTCTACCCTATCCAGAAACTACGAAGAAGAACTAAGAAGAGTTTTAGCCCATGGCATTCTTCATCTTTGCGGTTATAAGGATAAAACAGAAGATGAAGAAGAGGAAATGCGTAGAAAAGAAGATTTTTATTTAGCTACGTATAAAGACTAA
- a CDS encoding bifunctional UDP-N-acetylmuramoyl-tripeptide:D-alanyl-D-alanine ligase/alanine racemase — protein sequence MNYTIQEIADITNSQVIGDTDIIIKNIAFDSRIIYSIKNTAFIAINTKKNSGEKFIESAIDRGINVIISEHQYPQFENITWILVESSIDFLQKLSKYHFEHSHLKSIGITGSNGKTILKEWLYQCLWNEFSTVKSPKSFNSQIGLPLSLLQINDSYELGIFEVGISKPNEMEKLENIFKPQIGLLTHIGTAHAANFESDDELINEKIKLFKDSEVIVYNGDNSLVNQKIKELYSSKKLISYGFKNENQVFIKNSISKDENIIVKYFNEEISFPVHQRDEATLTNALALITVLKELNIDNQKIIEKINALKTVEMRLEAIEGNKNNIIINDSFNLDLDSLKTALQFLNEYKKPKKSLVLTDIVGVNSNSKELYEEVSELVNEQKFDSVFLIGNEITQFSDLFKSKTFTFINTQELIESKYLTDIENQIILLKGARKFEIERLKDILELRKHDTVLEINLNAILHNINYHKSLLKPETKVMAMVKANAYGLGSYEISEFLQHHHIDYLGVAYTDEGVELRKKGITTPIVVMNAAQHSYDAIIQYNLEPEIYSFRVLELFNEAVQKSGYDQKFPIHIKLETGMHRLGFKGFELDQLSETLKNKNVKVQSILTHLSSSDMPDEREFTLNQFEIFEKNSNYLIEKLGYQPIRHILNSSGITSYTDHQYDMVRIGIGMLGESPNSEIQKQLQSTVSFKTVISQISTVENGESVGYSRRYKTDHTTKIATIPVGYADGIPRLIGNQIGNVGIHKTLAPIVGSICMDMMMINIDHIPNVEEGDMVTIFNSKPSLKEFADYCKTITYEVLTSISPRVKRIYIKD from the coding sequence ATGAATTATACGATACAAGAAATTGCAGATATCACCAATTCACAAGTTATTGGTGATACTGATATTATTATAAAAAATATAGCTTTTGATAGCAGAATTATCTATTCAATCAAGAATACTGCATTCATTGCAATTAATACAAAAAAAAATTCCGGTGAAAAATTCATAGAATCGGCCATTGATAGGGGGATAAACGTTATTATTTCCGAACATCAGTATCCGCAATTTGAAAATATCACCTGGATCTTAGTTGAAAGTTCTATTGACTTTCTTCAAAAACTTTCTAAATACCATTTTGAACATTCCCATCTGAAATCGATAGGAATTACAGGAAGTAATGGAAAGACCATTTTAAAAGAATGGCTTTATCAGTGTTTGTGGAACGAATTTTCTACAGTAAAGAGTCCTAAAAGTTTTAATTCGCAAATAGGACTCCCTCTTTCATTACTTCAAATTAATGATTCTTATGAGCTAGGGATTTTTGAGGTTGGAATTTCCAAGCCCAATGAAATGGAAAAGCTGGAAAATATTTTCAAACCTCAGATTGGTCTTCTCACTCATATCGGAACTGCACATGCTGCAAACTTTGAGTCTGATGATGAATTGATCAATGAAAAGATCAAGCTGTTCAAAGATTCTGAAGTCATTGTTTACAACGGAGATAATTCCCTAGTTAATCAGAAAATAAAAGAATTATATTCAAGTAAAAAATTAATATCCTACGGTTTCAAAAATGAAAATCAGGTATTTATTAAAAATAGTATTTCTAAAGATGAAAACATCATCGTAAAATATTTTAATGAGGAAATAAGTTTTCCCGTTCATCAAAGGGATGAAGCTACTCTAACGAATGCTTTAGCCCTTATTACGGTTTTAAAAGAGCTGAATATTGACAATCAAAAGATCATCGAAAAAATCAACGCTCTGAAAACTGTAGAAATGAGATTAGAGGCAATTGAAGGAAATAAAAATAATATCATTATTAATGATTCCTTTAATCTGGATCTGGATTCTTTGAAAACAGCTTTACAATTTTTAAACGAATATAAAAAACCAAAAAAATCTCTGGTTTTAACTGATATTGTAGGGGTGAATTCGAATTCAAAAGAGTTGTATGAAGAGGTTTCTGAACTTGTTAATGAACAAAAATTTGACTCTGTATTCTTAATTGGAAACGAAATAACCCAATTTAGCGATCTGTTTAAATCTAAAACCTTTACTTTTATCAATACTCAGGAATTAATTGAAAGTAAATACCTTACGGATATTGAAAATCAGATTATTCTTTTGAAAGGAGCGCGAAAATTTGAGATCGAAAGGCTTAAAGATATTCTTGAACTCAGAAAGCATGATACCGTTTTGGAAATCAATCTGAACGCAATTCTTCATAATATCAACTATCATAAATCTCTATTGAAACCTGAGACTAAAGTAATGGCAATGGTAAAAGCAAATGCTTATGGTTTAGGAAGTTATGAGATTTCAGAATTTTTACAACATCACCATATAGATTATCTTGGTGTTGCATATACCGATGAAGGCGTAGAACTCCGAAAAAAAGGAATTACAACCCCTATCGTTGTCATGAATGCTGCACAGCATAGTTATGATGCGATTATACAATATAATCTGGAGCCGGAAATTTACAGCTTCAGGGTATTAGAATTATTTAATGAAGCCGTTCAGAAATCCGGATATGACCAAAAATTCCCTATCCATATCAAACTGGAAACAGGAATGCATCGACTTGGTTTTAAAGGATTTGAGTTAGATCAGTTAAGTGAAACTTTAAAAAATAAAAATGTAAAGGTTCAAAGTATCCTGACCCACTTATCATCTTCTGATATGCCGGATGAAAGAGAGTTTACTTTAAATCAGTTTGAAATCTTTGAGAAAAACTCCAACTATCTTATTGAAAAGCTGGGATATCAGCCTATCCGTCATATTCTGAATTCGTCAGGAATTACAAGTTATACGGACCATCAATATGATATGGTAAGAATTGGTATCGGAATGTTAGGTGAGTCACCAAATAGTGAAATACAAAAACAGCTTCAATCCACTGTAAGCTTTAAAACCGTTATTTCTCAGATTTCAACCGTAGAAAATGGAGAATCTGTGGGCTATAGCAGAAGATATAAGACCGATCACACGACGAAAATAGCCACAATCCCGGTAGGTTATGCAGATGGAATTCCAAGATTGATTGGCAATCAGATTGGTAATGTTGGAATACATAAAACCCTAGCTCCTATCGTTGGAAGTATTTGTATGGATATGATGATGATCAATATAGATCATATTCCTAATGTTGAAGAAGGGGATATGGTAACTATCTTTAATTCAAAGCCAAGTTTAAAAGAATTTGCAGATTACTGCAAAACAATAACCTATGAAGTATTAACTTCCATTTCGCCGCGGGTGAAGCGGATTTATATAAAAGATTAA
- a CDS encoding thymidine kinase: MFLENTINHSKQSGWMEVICGSMFSGKTEELIRRLRRAEMAGQNVEIFKPKTDTRYSEEDVVSHNQNKIRSTAVENPNEILLLGSNCDVVGIDEAQFFDESIVDIANQLANSGIRVVIAGLDMDFLGRPFGPMPNLMATAEYVTKVHAICKRTGNLANYSMRTSQGNNLVELGETESYEAVSRRVFIDEVLLKKKK, from the coding sequence ATGTTTTTAGAAAATACAATTAATCACTCCAAACAAAGCGGTTGGATGGAAGTTATTTGTGGCTCAATGTTTTCCGGAAAAACCGAAGAGTTGATCAGAAGGCTGAGAAGAGCAGAAATGGCAGGGCAGAATGTGGAAATTTTTAAACCAAAAACTGATACCAGATATTCTGAAGAAGATGTGGTATCACATAATCAGAATAAGATCCGAAGCACCGCGGTAGAAAATCCCAACGAAATCCTTTTGTTGGGTTCTAATTGTGATGTGGTAGGAATTGATGAAGCACAGTTTTTTGATGAAAGTATTGTTGACATTGCCAATCAGTTGGCAAATAGTGGAATAAGAGTTGTTATTGCGGGTTTAGACATGGACTTTTTAGGACGTCCATTTGGACCAATGCCCAATCTTATGGCCACTGCAGAATATGTAACCAAAGTGCACGCTATTTGTAAGAGAACGGGTAATCTGGCTAATTACTCTATGAGAACTTCTCAGGGAAATAATTTAGTGGAATTGGGAGAAACAGAAAGTTATGAAGCTGTAAGCCGCAGGGTTTTTATAGATGAAGTCCTTTTAAAGAAAAAAAAATAA
- the rsmI gene encoding 16S rRNA (cytidine(1402)-2'-O)-methyltransferase: MSGILYFVPTPVGNLEDMTFRAVNVLKEVDYILCEDTRTSGVLLKHFEISKPLRSYHLHNEHQATEKVISDLESGQNVAIITDAGTPGISDPGYLLGKAGADHNIEMICLPGATAFVPALVVSGLPNNEFLFAGFLPQKKGRQTKLKQLAEEKKTIVLYESPHKINTTLEQIKEFFGEHTKVSLSREISKKFEETKRGTINELIEFSKSKTLKGEIVLIVNNSN, encoded by the coding sequence TTGAGCGGAATCCTATATTTTGTTCCTACTCCCGTAGGAAACTTAGAAGATATGACTTTCAGAGCCGTGAATGTACTGAAAGAAGTAGATTATATTTTATGTGAAGATACGAGAACATCCGGAGTCCTTTTAAAGCATTTCGAGATTTCTAAACCTTTAAGATCTTATCATTTGCATAATGAACATCAGGCAACGGAGAAAGTAATTTCCGACCTTGAAAGCGGCCAAAATGTTGCTATTATTACAGATGCAGGAACACCTGGAATTTCTGATCCCGGTTATTTATTGGGAAAAGCAGGGGCAGATCATAATATTGAGATGATTTGCTTACCTGGAGCAACAGCTTTTGTTCCGGCACTTGTGGTATCCGGACTTCCAAATAATGAATTTTTATTTGCCGGTTTTCTCCCACAAAAGAAAGGAAGACAAACCAAGCTTAAACAGCTTGCAGAAGAGAAAAAAACAATTGTTTTATATGAGAGTCCTCATAAAATAAACACAACACTAGAACAGATCAAAGAGTTCTTCGGTGAACATACAAAAGTAAGTTTAAGCCGTGAAATTTCTAAAAAATTTGAAGAAACTAAAAGAGGAACGATCAATGAATTAATCGAATTTTCTAAAAGTAAAACTTTAAAAGGAGAAATTGTTCTTATTGTGAATAATTCTAATTAA
- a CDS encoding class I SAM-dependent methyltransferase, translating into MKIKDHFLTQEIFEIKETETKGVFKTSPIPSNISKYYESEDYISHHQDSGSLKEKLYKFLQSFNLQYKKTILIDRIKKNSKILDYGCGAGEFVKFIENDFQTLGYEPDADARKAAQTKVSKTKIIDDINLIEDKALDAITLWHVFEHIENQAEILQIFHSKLNEKGLLIIAVPNPTSYDAKHYKEYWAAYDVPRHIYHFSKNGMENLISKNPDWKLRKIKPLILDSYYISMLSEKYKKSPLFWLKALIYGTISNVKALFSNEFSSLIYIIEKR; encoded by the coding sequence ATGAAAATTAAAGATCACTTTCTTACTCAGGAAATATTCGAAATTAAAGAAACAGAAACTAAAGGGGTTTTTAAAACCTCCCCTATCCCATCGAATATTTCAAAATATTATGAAAGCGAAGATTACATTTCCCACCATCAGGATTCAGGAAGTTTAAAAGAAAAGCTATATAAATTTCTTCAGTCTTTTAATCTTCAGTATAAAAAAACAATCCTGATTGACAGAATTAAAAAGAATTCCAAGATTCTGGACTATGGATGTGGTGCAGGAGAATTTGTAAAGTTTATAGAGAATGACTTTCAGACTTTAGGATATGAACCTGATGCTGATGCAAGAAAAGCGGCGCAAACTAAAGTATCAAAAACGAAGATTATTGATGATATTAATTTAATTGAAGATAAAGCTTTAGATGCTATTACACTCTGGCATGTTTTTGAACATATCGAAAACCAGGCAGAAATACTTCAGATATTTCATAGTAAATTAAATGAAAAAGGATTGCTTATTATAGCAGTTCCCAATCCTACTTCTTATGATGCAAAACATTATAAAGAATATTGGGCAGCCTATGATGTACCCAGACATATCTATCACTTTTCAAAAAATGGTATGGAAAATTTAATTTCTAAAAACCCTGACTGGAAATTAAGAAAGATCAAACCTTTGATCCTCGATTCCTACTACATCTCCATGTTGAGCGAAAAATACAAGAAATCACCACTTTTTTGGCTAAAAGCTCTCATCTACGGAACGATTTCGAACGTAAAAGCATTGTTTTCGAATGAATTTTCAAGTTTGATATATATAATCGAAAAAAGATAG